A stretch of Henckelia pumila isolate YLH828 chromosome 4, ASM3356847v2, whole genome shotgun sequence DNA encodes these proteins:
- the LOC140861539 gene encoding mitogen-activated protein kinase kinase 10 → MTCMRERRRQQALRLILPLDPNHALMSLPSSGSSSSASSSSGSNSSSLGINSLSDLKKLEILGHGNGGTVYKVCHEQTGMIYALKVLHELDDLEDVEYRRHVMSEVDIFTRVDTSKYIVRCFGVVDSGFEEVNGRKGDLCFLMEYMDMGSLNDILRKNKKLSEKVISRIARNVLKGLQYLHEMQIVHGDIKPSNLLVNGGKGEVKLVDFGASRVVINQNQANSMDSCMGTCAYMSPERMDPENWNKDRCSVGFAGDIWSLGLVVMECYVGRFPLIKPGQKPDWVTLMCAICFEDYVKPILRMASLEFQSFCQRCLERDWRVRGSVEELLSHPFVNNHNNNTCHEKNGVTEFVTHDSED, encoded by the coding sequence ATGACTTGTATGAGGGAGAGAAGGCGACAACAAGCTTTGAGGTTAATCTTGCCTTTGGACCCAAATCACGCTCTTATGTCGTTGCCATCATCGGGGTCATCATCATCTGCAAGTTCGAGTTCAGGTTCAAATTCCAGCTCGCTAGGCATTAATAGCCTTTCGGACCTCAAGAAACTCGAAATTCTTGGACATGGTAATGGTGGCACTGTTTACAAGGTTTGTCATGAGCAGACTGGCATGATTTATGCTTTGAAAGTACTACACGAGTTGGATGACTTGGAAGACGTTGAATATCGACGACATGTGATGAGTGAGGTAGATATATTTACACGTGTGGACACGTCGAAGTATATTGTGAGATGTTTCGGTGTTGTGGATAGTGGATTTGAAGAGGTTAATGGTAGAAAAGGTGATCTTTGCTTCTTGATGGAGTACATGGATATGGGATCATTGAACGATATACTGCGCAAAAACAAGAAACTGTCTGAGAAGGTGATTTCAAGGATAGCGAGAAATGTGTTGAAAGGGTTGCAATATTTGCATGAGATGCAAATAGTGCATGGAGACATAAAACCCTCAAATTTGCTAGTGAATGGCGGTAAAGGAGAGGTGAAACTAGTCGATTTTGGTGCGAGTCGAGTCGTCATAAACCAAAACCAGGCAAATAGTATGGACTCATGCATGGGCACGTGCGCGTACATGAGCCCTGAGAGGATGGACCCTGAGAATTGGAACAAGGATCGGTGCTCGGTAGGGTTTGCCGGAGACATATGGTCGCTTGGCCTAGTGGTTATGGAATGTTACGTGGGGCGTTTTCCGTTGATCAAGCCGGGACAGAAGCCTGATTGGGTGACTTTGATGTGTGccatttgctttgaagattatgTGAAACCTATTCTAAGGATGGCTTCTTTGGAGTTCCAGAGCTTTTGCCAAAGGTGTTTGGAAAGAGACTGGAGGGTCAGAGGGAGTGTGGAAGAGCTTCTTTCTCACCCTTTTgttaataatcataataataatacatgtcATGAAAAAAATGGTGTAACGGAATTTGTAACTCACGACTCTGAAGATTGA